The sequence CAGAGCACCTcgacagggagagagacgagcgcgagaCACGCTGATGTGCATGCGAACAAAATCCGCATCATTTCATACGCATGCCGCTCCCTTCACGGTGTGCGACGCTGTTAACctcctttttcctcttttgAAAAACGCGTATGTGCGCCTCTCCGGCTCCTCACGCGGCTAAACCCAAGCCGACTACTGCCTACGGTTTTCGAAATTTGTGTGTGTAAATTCGTGTCTCGCGCTAGAGTCGCGTATTCAATTTGAAGAGAGGCCTCTCACCGCGGAGACTGTCGGCGTGCGCTGCAAAGAGCGTGCCGATTTCCTGAGTGAAAGTTTGCTCATGATGCCACTGCGTCGCACGCACACGCTCCGCTTGCGTTCTGGCATGTCTAGAAACACAGGACAGAGCCGACACCACAGAGCGTagcacatgcatgcgcacacaaACTACActcatatacatgtataaatatttattgcatatatctatctatctacctatctatcaatatatatatatatatatctgtgcaAACGTGGATATGGACAGCTACGCCTGCACGCACGCGAAGACGCCTGAAGACGGCCTGCATGCGGGACAAACCCCCGTCATAGGCCGAGCGAGGCTCTGTTCGCGCTCTGAACACCTCCAGGCACAGAATGACAGCGAAATATGTACAGGTAGATCAATACGGAAGTCACAGGACGAGGAGAGGCTCCGGTGACGAACGTGACGCCAGGTCTCGACAGAAAAGACACGAAAAAGGGGAAGCGGATGCCATGCGGATGCAGTTTCCTCGTGCCACCTTAGTCTAACACCTCTGAGTGTCTAGTTTGCGGCTACGTACAATCCGTGAAAATCCGAAGATCCTCACCTTCGCCGACGGAGCATCTGTGTTCCAACAAGTCCGCAACGAGtgcgtgcggcgcctcgatCTGGAGACGGAACGCAGAGAGATCAGATACCCGAGGTCACGCCTAGGCGCTGCGAATCCAGCGTCGCGCAACACGAGAGCGGAAACGCAGATCGCTGGAATTATAAGCAGGCATCCAGACCAGACGCAAGCAGACAGATGCATGAACAAATGCTGGGAGATGCGTTCCGCAGCAGACATGCAGGTTCGTGTGCAGATAAATGATGGGGGAGATCAAGGTGTGAGCGCGGAGTAGGGAGGCTGCACGGCGGATGCAGGTATGCCTGCTACCTACGGAGGACAAGGAATCCGTGGAAGCCCCTTCGGCTCGGCTGCCGTCACTCTGAAAGCGaaagcgcgggcggcgtcgaaTCGCAGGTTTCATCGCCTCCTTGGCAGAAGCCTGTGAACTAGCTGAAACCGAAACGAAGCAGAAAAGGTCACGCAGAGAAGGTTATTGGCCTTGCAGGAAACGAGGGGCGAGTGCACTGGAGACAATAGGCACACAgaaagcagcggcggctcgcgctcaACGCTGTTTCAACAGCGCGCGCCTACTCATACACATTTGAGAGCGGATCCGAAGGGCAccgtctccgcggcagcccgTCCCGGTTCAAAACTCAGATATCGACTCAACCTGTGTCTGCCGTTCAGCTGTTTACAATACGCAGGAGACGGTAGCGTTCACAActggcagcgcgcgcgacgcctctccgtgtccctggcgcgccgccaaGAGAGTCGCGATACGCGTGAGGCCGTTGACGACCTCGGAGTGAATCAGTGCGACAGAACTGAGGTTGAGGAaacgcggagggagaagaagagcggcgtATACGCCATAGCTGGCGCTGCATCCCTACTGGATTCAAGGAAGCCAAATCCGCCCTcagcgtcctcctcttccgaGGAAGTCGACATGGCGCTTCTGGAACTGCACAGCCGACTCTCGCGCAACGAGCGACAGGGAAAACCGAAGACTTCGAGACTCGCGGGATGCTCTGCCAGCATATCGGCCCGCACAAACGGTGGGTTATCCTTCGAAGCCATGCTGGCCAAGTCTGAGACGCCCCACAGCGCCCAGGGCAGCGCGCAGGAGAATACGGAACGCAGCAGAGCAAACGCGTGAAAAGGAAGAACCGCCAGATCTCGCAGTTAGAGACGCCCCACGAGCATTTAGAGCTTGATGTCaaacggcgccgcgcagaggcatcCGCCGATTCTTAAGACGACAAAACTACGGTTTAAAGATGCTGAGTGCCTCGCAGTAACTGGCTCAGTGGGCCCGGCGTTCGGGACGAGtctgtcgcccgcgtctcgcctctccgcagcgcATGGTGATAGACGTATCTGCCTGCGCGAGACGTCTCGTATCCCTCAGGTCAGCTCCGGAGCTAGTGATAGAGGCCATCGCTGGGATACAAGTCCCGCACAGTTTGTCCTCCCTAAGCCGGCTtccgagaggagagggaagcagaggatcgagacagcgcgcgctgcggggcCCCCTGCACGGTCAGAAGGCTGCGTGAGCGCATCAGTGCAAAGCGATGCCTCCAGTGGAAGCGCCAAGCCAGCAAAGCAAGGCCTCGGAGCACGACACCGACACACTGTCGGCGAAACGAACTTCACGCCCccatgcgcaggcgccgcagtgTCTGTTTCTGTgatgcagagaggcggagacactcCGGCGTAAATGTACTGAGATGTCTGGCAGGAAATAGTTGGatggctgaggcgaggggagggggagggcggggggctGGGGCCGGACGGCAGGTATCCCGCACTCAACGGCGCAAGACGCCACGCACAGGGGATCACACAACGCCACTTACAATTTTTCTTGTAGACTGTGTggaaggcgctggagaggaTCTCCTGGGTCGAGCTGAGATGGGAGAAGTGAGATGAGGCGAAGCTTGAACGAGAGGACACGGAGCCCCTGGAGCTGACGCTGGACTGTGAGAGGCCCAGGTCTTTAAGGAGCGCGGCCGGgcggcctccctcctcctcgaaCGAGTTCTTCAAATTTGTTTCCAGCTCTAGCCGAGGAATGTTGAATCGGCTTCTCCGCATATCGCCAGAGGTGCGCAGAACTCCACTCAGCGAGGGCTCCACGgcacccccctcccccatAGGCAGTTTGCTCTCTGCcgcggacgaagacggcgcctcctccgtctggAAAGAGACCGCACGATCAGCGGAGGCACCCCAGCTCACGCCCTTCTTCACAGCCTTGTCCACTGCCGAGCTGCCACTGCGTTTTAGAATGGAACTCTCCTTTCTCGGTAATGGAGCAGCCATGTCTTCCAGGTTTGAAGGATGAGGCTCTTCACCCTCCTGTGGCCACGCCTGTTCTGCATCCGCCGACTTGTTGTCTGTTTTGGTCTCAGCCTCTGGGGAAGCCTCCTCTTTGGTGGCTACCTCCTGCGGAGGAGGATTGGAGCTCAGGGGTCCGCCCTCCATGTTCGCTCTCTGTCGTCGAAGAAGCTTACAACCTTCGCCGAGGAGCTTCTAGCGGCGTCTTTTAGGGACAGTGACGCGATGACCTCAGCTAGAAGGAAGCGCGCACCAAGCGACGGCAAAGTGCGGAGGTCTCTCAGAGAGGCGGTGCTGAGAGCCTGAGGCTGCCGCCTTCAACCACCTCCCACCGCGGTAAGGCCGCTGCGAGACGGGCAGCAAAAAAGAAGGGGAACGGGGAAAAGGAGTGGAGATGCAAAGGTACCTTGTCGAACTAGACGCAGCTGACAGGCAGCCAGAAAGGCCTCGCTCAACCCAGGAGTGATTTTGGGTTGTCTGGACTGCCGTGACCGTCCTTCGCGCCCACCAGCAGAACTCGCCTTGGTGTACGCATTTGCGCAGGACGACGCCTCGTGCTGCGGCACCACAGCATAGCAGCAGAACTCCTCTACAGCGGCGAAACGAACCAAGAATGCCGGAGGTTCAGGAAGTGAAATGACTGGCGGCGGGCATGCCGATAGATACACCTCCTGTACGTACGCTCTGTTAACTCGGCTAGCCCGTAGCACTTCGGCCAGTGGAAAACTGACCCGAAAATTGGTGAGCTCGTAATCAAGCTGTTATGTGGTGAAGCAAGAGAATCAGACTCAGCGAAGCTCACATTGCAACACTACCGCTGGCAAGTGAACAGCAAGAGGAAGCAAAATGCGATGAAATTTGTCGAGGCGACTTTTCCGGACCGCAtgaggcgagcgcgtccGTCTGTGACAGACGAGCTACATCCGACAGACGCAATGAGGCCGGAGTCATCTACCTCACAAAGAACTAGAAAATACAGTGGCAGTGACACGCGCGAAAATCTGCATCCTTGAAGGCTCTAGGTCTGTGTCGCTTGTATTGCTACAGGCTAAGGGCGCTGAGCTGTAGAGCTGTCGGGTGCTGTCCGCGCCGCATGGAACCCCGTTTCTCAGTGACAGGGCTCGCATGCACTAACCCCCAGGCTCTGCGGGAGATTCTACTCCATATTGTTGACAACAACGAAGGCGATCAACTCAAAAATATGCCCTGCCAAAAATATTACCGGACCGTTCAGTTGGCAGCAACGGAAGCTGGGCCGGAGGTTAGCAAGCTGCCGTCACGTTACCGGAGTTCTTGGTTCTACTCCACCAGCGACGTCTCGGCAGCGTAACAAGCCAACCTCCAGAGAATGTGGGACTCCGGATTGCGGATCCTCTGTGCTTCCGCCGACGCGCAAGTCATTAAACACAGTCCTGCTTTCTGCCTTCCTCTGTAAGGGGAGACACTGCACCATCATAAGCAGTTTTTACGTAACTCAAACGCTGGTGACATACACCCGCTAGTGAGGTGCTCGCCACCGTTGCTTACCACCTCACAGGTTTCCATGGGAGCCACTACCGTTTCTCTGATGTTATACCGATTCACTCGCCCCAAGCGATGTGTCTTTGGCAACACCTAGGCCAGCACAGCACCAGCTCATGCTGACAGCAGTGCCAAACTGTGTGGCCTCTGGAAATTCCCTCAGGCACCTTCAATGTCGTTTTGGAGCACAGTAGCACAAAAAGTTAGCCCCGACCGGCGGCAGTTCCGTGACAGCGATGCCCATCAAAGCATTTGCTTGGAGGCTCTCCCGCTACTACGTAACTCGCGCATCGTGGACATTGCGGTATGCACATCTGCGTGTCGGGATCTGTTTCCAGTCTCTCGCTACTGGGATgccggcagctgccggcAGCTGATTCGGTTTGTGTCCTGCTGGTCAGTAAGCTTCGTGCGCGTGAGTCGTTCCAAACGTCCGAACAGATGCTGGAACTGCGTTGCTCTGTCTATACTCGTGAGCGCATTTCCGTGCAGATGCGCTTTCTCCCTCGAGGAGACTACTGCACCCTCGAGACTGTGCATCAGGCAAGCCGCTACTCAAGGCAATGATAAAACCCTAGCTACAGTGGATGTCTCTGAAGAACGACGACGGCTGCTGAACGGCACAAGTCAGCGGATCGGAAGACCGCGGGAAGCGATGGATCTTCGATACAGGTTTGCGCCTTTGACTTTTGTGATTCTTCTCAGGACTCGCATGGATTTGCGGACGCATATTCCAGTAAGCGTAAGCCATCACAAAAGACATACCCAGGTGTGTAGCGACGTGGTACATAAAGGACTTCGTTTGGAGAGGATTCTGCGCTGGCACTCTCCAGGGTATCCCCCCTTTGAGCTGCAAGGAACGCACGCGATTCCAGTCGCCTTACGCACCGTAATGGAAATGCTGCATGTTTAAATCACATGGAAAACTGCTGTAAGAACGCATGTACTGACGCTCTCTGATGGGACTCAACTGCACGCCTTGGGCACTTGCTACTCCTGCAAATGACGCAGGGCGTTGAGACCTTCTCTGCATTTTGACACCCGTCCACATGGAAAGACGGtcacaggcgacgcgccgaaaCCAACTTGGTCTCAGACTGCCTGCCGAGGGGTCCGAGGCATCTGTGCTCGACTGTCTGGCCCCTGAAAGTCGAGACTCTCGCTTTGGACCGCGCAGTCGCCTCGTGTTTTGACATGTCGGTGAGATCAGACAGCGTCCTTTCTCCTAAACCGAGGTCGCCGACCCGGAAGTCGTCTTggcgtcgtcgtcatcgtcgcCGAAAAGAGAAGGGTCGACTTGTTTGTTTCCGTCCGCGGCCATcttccgcgcctgctgcttgcCGATCGTGTATACCTCCTTGACCCAGCTCTCGAGGTCTTCTGCCGTGACACCTTTAAGCGAATGGTTGTCGTCTGAGGGAGGAAAGATTGACACAAGGCCAACAATAAAGCAAACGAACACGTCAAAATCCTGCCGCGCGATAATCCCTAACCCCGGCCGCCATACCACGAGTGTCCTAAACCCCTGCAGTCCGCTTAGGAAAACACTCAAAGTTGAAAAAACGCGCTTGCACCGAGATTTGCAGCGTCGAATCCCAGCCACCACCGACATGCGAGATCTCCTGAGCACACGAAACGAGACTGCTCGGCCATGACTCAAGCGCAAGCCCTCCagtccctcccccccctccccgcccgtCTCCCTGACCGCGAACTCGACGTGAGagcgtcgccgagcgcgcccATGTGCAATGACAGAAAAGGCACTTACCAACAACTTCTAGTCTGCAACGGCCAACTTCGCTGGTTTCAATCAAACGAACAGAGTCATCGAGAGGAATGGTCTTGTCGTGCGAGCCGTGAACGACCATGACGTAAGGGAAGTCGCCGATCCCCCAATACGTCTTCAACTTCATGAACCGCGTATACTGGTCCTGAGCCGGTGCGAGCAGGAGCTGCAAGCCGAACAGGCACCGAGAAACACGGGGTCGCCAGACATGCACCCGGCAGAAGACACAGGCCCGCCGATCAACGCGTCGAGTTCCGCGCTCAAACACCGTGCGACGGCCGAGGGAAGCTGTGGAATGGGCACCCCGGGAGATCAATCCGCATCGCACGCGTTTGTGTGCCGATTCAGACGATCCCAGCACCCCAGGTAGACGCAAAGGAGCAAAGCGCTTTcgcacagaggcgccgcgtcaTGCTCACCAGTCTTGTGAAAGATAAGCAAATGAAGCCCAACTGGCAAGCTTCGGCGAACCGCGTGAACTCACCAGCGCAACTTTTGGAACGTCCATGCTCAGCGCGACAACGGCGCCGAAGGTCTCCGCGACAATCACATTCGGCTTGTAATCCTTGAacttcttctccgcgagcGTACGCGCCTGTTTCATCATGTACTGCGTGACGCCGCGTCCGGCAATCCAGTAGCCCGCCACCAAAAGCAACACCTGCAGCCCAGTCACGAAACTCGAACCACATTCGGTTTGTTCCGCACGATCGTATCCTCACGACACACAACGGGTACCCATGCTCTGTTTGATTCCCTCGGAGTCGCCGAATCGAACAAGCCGTGCACACATCGACGCCTACGCCGGTATGACCAGCGAGTGTCCTATGACGCCACTTGCCTAGCCTAACGGGCGCATGGACGTAGTCGCGAAGCCACCCTCCCTCCCCCGTTGAAGCGGGATTTGTGCGCGAGATACATGCGGCCCTGCGTAGCGCCCGTCGCCCAATGACGTGAATGGCTTACAGCTATCAGGGAAACAACGAGGCCGATGTACCACTTCAGCCAGATGAAGCACGCCCTGAAAGAAACACAGAGAGGAACAAACTCCGCGGTCTCTCCCTGTCTCCCTCCCTTCCGTCGACTCCACCCAGCTGGATACGCGCCATTTCCAACAGTATCTGGATGCCCAGCCACCCTTCTACAAAGCACGGCCCCTGATGCACTAAGGCTTCgtgcctctccgcgtgcCCTCGTCCCGGATACTGTTCATTTGTCGCACACACTCGATGTGCGCAATGTCCAGCTACGGTCCTGGATGGCCGATTCTCTCCAGCGAAGATGGGGACACTAGTTCCCAGAGTCGCAAATGCCCAGAGGCACCGTGAAGGTCGTGGAGAGGGCATCTCCGCGAAGCCACActcacacgcacgcgcagacgacCAAGAGGACAACCAGCGTGAACAGCAGAGTGAACAGCATGATCGTCTGGCGAGTCTTAAGGTTCACGTTCTTGCACGCTTGTTTGCCGAAGACCTTCTCCAGCATTTTTTCCTTGTCCGACCCACGGGCTCCCTCGAGCCCGTGGAGATACATGATTCGCGGCGGCATGGGGGCGGGGTGAAGACGCGAGGTGGGCAGCGTGTTCGTCCTTCTTGACACAGGTTGTCCCTTTGAGGTCACAAGGCTTCTTGAAGATTCGCTAGTCCAGAAAACGCCGTACTATACACGTAAGGCGAGCCGCCGTCATGGCCCAGGCGGACGCCTTTAATGGCTGGCTCGGAAACAGCACCTGAAAACATACAGCCCGAGAGAGCAGCCGAGGATGCACACTGCACGTGCAAAAAGCCTTTGGAACAAAGTTCCGGCCTCTCCGATCCGCTCCCATAGCCAACAGAGCGCGCTCGTGGGGCGGGAATCTACACCAGCAGCACgttctcttcctcgctgtAACGTGCATCGGAACATCAGCGAAGGAAAACCCCAACGCAATGTCTGACAGGGGCCCCACAACCCCTGTAGGTTTCCATCGTCTCGACAACATTGAAAGTATTTCTGTCATTGCCTGTTTTAGTACATGAATCGCTGCGAGCTTTGCTTGGCTCACACGTCCCAGGCACGCCACCCCGCGGGCGCACGTATGACGGGAGCAGTCTTCGCGACAGCGTCGTAGACAGCCCTCATCCACAAAATATCTGCATTCTTCAGCCGCCCCGCTACGCTCAAGAAACCATTAGCGTGTAGGCTGGCATATTCCGGAATCCCACTGGAAGTAGATTGCGCACCTGCCGGCGTGCTCGCGATGAGCGTGGCTCAAGTCTGTAGAGACAACGGAGTGCCTATCGTGTCCCCTGTGGACGGCACCCGTGCAGGATTCTCCACCCCTTAACTAGCGGAGATAATGTATTCTGAATGAAACAATTCGGAAAATCTGGAGAACTTCCAAGTGTCTGCGTACCTGGCGGAGTGAGACAGGACTGAAATCCGGCCCTCACTGGGAACGCGAAATTTTTCAAATGGCGCACGTTTCGCCTCAACAAAGCAACGCTTGTCCCTGCAACAAAGTAAAAGTGGTCCCTGATGTACAAAATAAATCGTTTAACATAAAAATGTTCAAATAGAGAGTTCCGGAGCACCCGTTATCGGATGTGGATTCGCACTCGACCCTACaagagaagcagcggcgctcgccgggGGGTACGGCAGGTTGACAGAGAAACGGATCCTCTGCCAGAAAAGAGCGAGATCTGGAGATTGTGCCAAGGAGAAAATAGTCGCGAGGCGGGGGGGTTTCCAGCTTCCACCAGGCGACGGGGTAGGAAAGGTAGCCGCTTGTTCAATCACGGCACAGTCACAAATCCCCCTTCCAGGCGGACGAGGAAAACGCGTCCGAGGTCTTCGGCGCTTGCCAGGGCGCAGGTGATTGTGATATATTCGTATCCAGACATACTAGTTCTTAGACAACAACAAATAAACGACCGGCGTCCTCCGGGAACGATTCGCGTCTCTTGGACGACAAATCCTATAAAATTCTTTGTGCGCGGCTTCGTTCAACACAgcttcctgcagcagcatCGACGCTGTGTGCGGTAGTACGCATCGGAGgtccgccttcctcctcctaGTAGCCAAGGCCGCATTCCACCCTCTCGACGTAGAcctcgccgcgtctgagAAGGAGGGACCCAAGCCATTCCCCATGCGTGTAGCGAGCGGCTCGGCGTCCGAAAAGCACCCGCGTTGCTTgcctcccctcctccccctccctctcgccaCCAGTTACTATACGTGAAAAAAGAGGGCCCCCGTCCTGCTTTGCTAGGGTGGAGGCAGCACCCCGCTGCAATGTCCAGCGAGTGTACGcgctggcgagggcgggcgggggcgggggagtCTAACCGGCGAGATGCGGCGTCTCGACCGCCGGCGGCTCCCGAGACGGGGACCCGTCTGCCGGCTTATATGCCGATCGATCTTGAGCACCACCCGGTCACAAGGGTGGTTGTCTGGAGGCGGTCGCTCGCCCGTCGATGAGAGGCGAGTGGCAAACTCTGGCGGAGTTGGCTTGCTAACGGCAAAAAATTCAGTCATTcgaggcgggggggcggggcaAAATGAGTCGCAGCCTGGCACGGAATCTTCACGCGCAAAACCACCGCGTCATCGACTCCTGGACGCTGCTAGCCCGAGATTCAACACTCGATGCCTCTTGCGGCCAGCTGCTTCGATTTCCGTTGCCACCCTGGTGAATTTAGTCCTCTTTAAGCCTTTTAGACGCACCATTTGTTCCGAACGAAGCTAACGGGCGAACGATAATCCGCGgcctcgtgcgcctcgctccaacacgcgcgctccgcggcgggaCGGAAACTCAACGACGGCATTCCGTTGAGTTTCCGTGTGCTTGACTGGTTTCTGTCGGGCAAAGACGTCGCTGCATAGTAGCGTGCCGAGCTGGTGCATGCTATTTATGCGTTTCTCGAAGCAGTGCGACGCGCGACGTCGTTTGGCTTTCTCCCGTTGATTCGCTGTAATTTTTTAAGAAAGGGCGCCGCGTTGCATTCGCGAACTTGCCCGCGCGTGCGGTTGCCTCAAACGAGGTCTCTAGGGGGTGGAAACATATTTGCAAAAATTCGGGAGGGAGCTTCTGGAAACTGCTCCGCTCACCTAGAGACCAGTTACGCAATTCTCGCgttcccgcccccccctttTTCTTTCACACTGAGGCACAGGCTCAACGTGGGAAACAGCAAattcttccgcgccgcaaCTCATCGTCGAGGCGATACTGCGGATGGTTAAAGGCGAGCTGCGAGAACGGAGCTCGAGCAACTGGGGTTCGGGACTGGGACAAAACAGCGAAGAGGACTGAGGAGACGGCATTCATAGGCAGCCCAACGGCCTACGAGCGAtccggagggagagggaaaTTCAGCACTGCGCAATACTGTACAgaacgcggcggcaggccctGGATGTAACTGTGTGGCGGGTCTGGCTTGCCTCCATGAGAATATGATGCGAACAAGCGAATCTCTggcgcctcttctgtctTTTTCCCTGTAGTTTACATTTGTAACGCAAGGGTGAAAATCCACGACTTCGGGCGCCGAGCGTGCATCTGGTACGCGGGCAAGGACCGGAAAAGGGTGCTGGcgtttccgcgtcttccgcagcTTCACTGAGGACTTCCTTCCCAACACACGCTCTTTTTTAGGGGGAAGAGGAACAGGCGAGAAAGGCAAAATGTCCTCCGACGAGCTCGCACGAGCCCAAAGCCGGGCGAGCACCTCCGGGCCTGATGACCCCGAGAAGGGGCCTTTCCCAGCTGAGAAAGCGGGGGGGGCAGCAGAACCGGAAGGATCCGGTAATCTTCCTATTCGGATTATGTACCTCCATGAGTAAGCCAGGCGTCCACTGAATCGGCATACGGCTGCAACGAGAAAAACGGATGGAAACTCACGGGGAGGGGAGTGGAGCTGGGGGAGTGGGGCGCTTG is a genomic window of Besnoitia besnoiti strain Bb-Ger1 chromosome IV, whole genome shotgun sequence containing:
- a CDS encoding hypothetical protein (encoded by transcript BESB_056840); translated protein: MPPRIMYLHGLEGARGSDKEKMLEKVFGKQACKNVNLKTRQTIMLFTLLFTLVVLLVVCACVACFIWLKWYIGLVVSLIAVLLLVAGYWIAGRGVTQYMMKQARTLAEKKFKDYKPNVIVAETFGAVVALSMDVPKVALLLLAPAQDQYTRFMKLKTYWGIGDFPYVMVVHGSHDKTIPLDDSVRLIETSEVGRCRLEVVDDNHSLKGVTAEDLESWVKEVYTIGKQQARKMAADGNKQVDPSLFGDDDDDAKTTSGSATSV